The genomic region tttttgtatttttcatgcCCAGGTCTTTGTTTTAGTTTTTTCGACCATGGGCTTGTTCTTGATGATTGATTTTGACGAGGGGTTAATAAGAAAATTTACCACTCGTTAAAATTGATAAGAAAATGATAACAATCTTTTTTCTTTGAAATCTGATTAACATTCTTCAACGTTGTTCAAGGTGGTACTTGATTTATTTGGGGTCCGAAAAAATTAACGTTCCCCAGATCttgaaattgacggataattttccgtTTTATTGATATTTGTTAGGTTCGATTAGTGTTCCTGCAAATTAACACATATTCGACAAGTCCGAAAAActtaacgttcttgttcgaagAAATTTTTTAACGAGTTTTATACTCGTTTCTTACCTACCTTTGACTGCACGATTTCGAGTGCTTGACGTCGGGATTTGAGGAGAAGAACGATTTGGTGGAGGAGGGTCGCTTGACTTGATCTCCGCAGATGAGTTGATGGAGGGTCGTTGGACTTGCTGACCTTTGATGATTTGACTCCTTGGTGAAAACGACGATGGCACGAGATTTGAAGTGCTTCGATGTCGATCCTTGGAGACGATGCTTTGATCTTCTTTCTTGATGGAACTTAGAAGGATTTGATTTGCAGAGAGAATGAATTTTCTAGTCTTCTCCTTTTCTCCTCTATGTTTTCCAATCCTGTAAAATGAAGAGGAATCTCATATTTATAGAGAAGAGCCTCTTAAAACCCAAGCTTTGGTGGGCTTGGACTTGGTAGTCATTTTGGTCCATTTTAGTGTCCGGAACACATTCAGGTGGATTTGACCCATTTTGTCGGGCTTTACCATTTTAATGAATCGGACTCGGACTTCAATAAATAAAATGGACTAATTTAATTAAATACGATGTGGTAGGAGCTAATGGGGTCGAAGAAGTATGGAAGTGGTAGGAGCATGGGTGTAAGATGGTGAAAGCTCGAAGGAAAACCGCTGTAAAAGCATAGCTACAGCAATCTTAGCTTCAATCAGGGCAAAATTTTGGCCAATGCATATCCTTGGCCCTCCACTAAAAGGGAAAAATGATAGATTCCCCTTGGTTGCCTTTAAAATACCTTCCGAAAACCTATCTGGTTTGAATTCCATCACGTCGTCACCCCAAAGTTTCGGATCCTTATGCACTTGGTAAATCGATAGACCAATCGAAGCACCTTTAGGCACACATAGGTGACCTAGCATTGTATCATGGTCATATACTCTTCGAGAAACTGTAAGCGCGGGAGGATATAATCGTAACACTTCGTATAGTATCATAGTCATCACCTATGCAAACACAACAACATTTACAATAAATTAGCAATATTTTCTCCTATTATCGGTAGAAAATACTTCTGGCCAACACCAAAATAAACAAGGTACATAAACAAGAACGAAAACCAATTTTCTCACCGACTTTAGATGGTTTACGCCATCAACATCCGGTAGGTTATGTCCAAATACAGACAAAATTTCCTCTCGGGCTTTCGTTTGCCAATCTTGGTGCTTGCTAAGCAAAATCATCGTCCACACTATTAACACAGACGTGGTCTCCTGACCGGCAAAGTAGAACAACTTACACTCATCAATCATATCCCTGAAACTCATTGCAAGACGCTTGTTACCCGTCCCATGCCTTTGGGTCTCCTTTAAATTGGACTCCAATAGTATCCCCAACAAGGCAACAAGTCATCCTTAGCCGCTTCCCCGGCATCCATCGCCTTCTTCCTTTTGTCAATTATTCCTTTAAGTAAACTTTGAATTTCATCATCCACTTTTTTCATTTGCCTGTTCGTCTTTGTTGGCACATATCTAGAACAATATTTTTTTCGGTGTCAAATGAGCAGCAAGGGCATTATTACAATACATGACGGAGGGGGATTCAGGGGAGGGGGCAAATGAAAAAAGTGGATGatgaaattaatttatttaaatatacgaGTTTGACAAAACTACcgggttaaccgtaaaaatagcaggAGTAGTTAAAGAAACAACTTTAACCGAATAAGTACTaaacgtaatagtattaacaggggAGGTATACTATTAACAACGGGAGAGGGAgtggtgaacgtgtctcataattttacatttcatcgtaatttcaagatataaattgtaaatgtatatgttaaccaaatttagcgaatcatatttcatagaaaataaaatttaaatggtaaataaaggtagcccgAACGTagcgggcaccaaacctagttaaGCGTAATTCACAAACCAATCTACACAAtattaataggaatatttataatagttgggcctcaaccataacccttaaggttttggttgagatggttcatctatcatgatATCAGAGACAGTGTGACCGTAGGTCACCTCAAAACCCCTCAAAAACTCAAAGTGGAACCCCAGCACACAGTACgagggagccggtgcacaaccaaccactcttcaagcccaatgagcatttgagtgagggagccgtaataggaatatttataatagttgggcctcaaccataactttaaggttttggttgagatggttcatctatcaaatATATATGCCGTGATTCGTATAACTTACCTCCATCCAGGTATATAAACGGATTGAACTAGGCGCATAGTGATCTGAGCTTGTTCCTTGAGAAGTTCAAATATCCTTCTTCCTTCCTCAAAGCTACTACCAAACGCAGCTCGTGAGATAACATCTGCAGTTAAGTCCATAATATCCGGCCACACATCTAACTCAACAGAACCAGTTTCCGACATCAAATTATCCCATTTGTCGATCAACTCTGTGACACTACCACGGAATGCTGGAAGCATAAGCTGCATTGCGGAAGCATTTCAGAATCAAAagccgcaaaaaaaaaaacaaaaaaaaactaggGAGTACCATAACTTAATCCGATGAGTAGCTACCTTTAACTTCTCCATATGAAATGCAGGGTTAATAAGCTTCCTATGCATGGCCCATTTCTCACCCTCAAGGCTAACAAGTCCAGGAGCAAGTAATCGAATAAGTGGGTTTGTGCTAGGCTTTCGGAATTCATTCATCCTAGTGAATACCTCCCTTATTAGCTCCGGTTGAGTGATGTTGATAACCGGAACAGGTCCCATCCATGTAAAACAATTTTGACCTATAACATGTACAAAACAATGTTTATTTATTTGGTCTCTTAGAATGACATTCGACTATGGTACTACTACAAAATTATCGGCTCCCAATCTACTACTACTAAATTATCGGTTATGCACAATGTGATCTTAATTGTTAAGTGAGAGTTGATAATAAGGGTGTGCTTAGAGATGGAAGTGAGCACGTGGGCTGGCACGCCCTAACACGAACCATGACTCATTATGGCATGTCACGGGATTTCGCACAGCCAACACGATGCAACACGGCACTTCCTGGGCCTCTGGCCGTGCCAAGGTCTTATTTCGATGACACGACCCACTGACATCTCCTGGGCATATCACGCTCGGGGCCTCGGGCCGTGCGAAGGCCTTATGAACATACAAATAACCTTGCCTAGGCCCCGCCGCGTGCCAACCGACAGCTCATGGGCTGGTACAGTGGGCTGACCCTCTGACACCCCTCCAAAGTTCAAATCATAAAGTAAAAGGGAGAATGGGTTGTGTCCATATGTGGACTACTAGGCTGACACaccaaaaacaaataaaagaacaattagtcttgctgaagacgggtcggagcaagtgacgggtaatgttactcacaaaacggatagggggacaaggtggggacacccccatgtgcttccctctcttctctatttgggtcatttgtgagaggaaatggtatccgtcacttcaaagtgacggatacgtgccgtcttcaatgaaatTTTGTGATAAAAgaatcacaaattctcacttggggacgccatctcattttccttaAATCAATAGTTAATGCATGTAGGCGTCAACATCAGACTTATACATCAGATCAGCTGAATAATTAaattcaaaacctaaacataaacAGTTGAATAAAATCTCAATATTATACGGAGTGGTTAGCAATAATTATCCCTAAAGACCGATTTGGCGATTTATAAACcataataataaaataacaatggttgTAGTTCCGTACATACAATCATACCACAATAATAACAACTGTTTTGTCCCCTTTAATATTGTCTTCTAGTACAAAATataataaattatatttttagTAAATTAGATGAAAAGATAACTAACATAAAAACTCCAGATGAAAGTGAACCAAAATATAATAAcctattttgttttaaaaattgacTTGGACTAACTTTTTTATATAAGCCGAAATGTTATTTATCAAACACTATTATTTTGATCAATTAAGCTAACTGAAATACATTGCCAAACATAATCCTACCCTATTTTTATGGAGGGGCGAATATTATGCTGACGGCTATTGAACTCTCAGTTACTCAGATCATAACTATCATCCTTTGTGACTCGTGACTTTACCAGCTAGCCTAACTAACATCTATAAACTACTATACTTACACAAATCCTCATTATAGACGGGGATATCTTACTTAACAGTTAATACATACTCCGTAGTACTCTATAATAAAaagacaattaattaattaattgcgaattaaaccaaaaaaaaaagattaaagaAATACTAACCATATTTATCAACATGTTGATGAAGGAAAGGAAGAACACGAGTAATAAAATCATTAGTAAAAGGTATTGGTTTTTTACGAGCTTCATCACGCATTTTAAAGGTATCCTTTAAATCTCCATATAAAGGCCTATATGAATTACCATTAAGCCCTTGTTCTCTAAGTTTTTTCTCAAGCTTCTTAGGTTTCAACCATGCCCAATTTAGTAATTTCCATGCTATTATCAAAATTAATGCAATACATGATATTATTATTGAAATAACATAATATTGTTTCATCATATTCATTTGggtttttagattttttttgtGATTTAATTGGGAAGAAATTTGGAAAAAAAGACCAAAAATTTAGAAAGAAGAAGTGGAGGGAGTAGTAGTTCCTTATAGATTAGATTATTTTGCATGGACCAACGTGTCATATATATAGTCGACCAATATATATGGAAGTAATTTGTTTATCAAAAATTCCaatattcgtcacaagcttgtaatGGTCAAATATAACCCACTTGAATAGATAAAAATAAGTCATTTATAATTTTTTAGgtattctgattttttttttttaatatatttgaaACGTTACAAGCTTATAACAGATATACCTATCAAAAGGAGACTTACTGTTTATTTATTATGGTACTAGAACAGGGTAGACCACGAAAAACAAACCTAACTCTACTCGAATGATCTATCGTGATATTTGAAAGACCAAATTGCAAAATTGAAATGAGATTagaagcacaaattctcattatagatgaACACTATCcatctataactatagacggatagtgttccTCTTACAAATAAAAGTAGGTAGTGCAAGTTGGTAGAAAATGGATAACCCAACTTGCTCTCCCACTTTAATTTTGTGAAAGGgctactatccgtctatagctatagactgATAGTGGCCGTCGAAGTATGAATTAAATTAAGGTAATTTCAGTCAAACTTTGAACCTAATCTACATTGACCCGTTTTGAAATGAGCTAATCATAATTGCTCAATATGATGAGAATTTGAGCATGTTTAGCGTCACTTTAATAAAACTgtttattttaaaaatgaattgTATGTTATTTCATCGAACAACTTGTGATATTTTATTGAATAAAGTGTGTTATTTTTAAGGGGTCCTCAATTCTAGAAAAAGACCGTCCTGACATGATTCCATTTCTATATTTAAGAATAAGCTGAGTTGCACAATCTTCAAAGACGGTGAACAATGAGATGAGCCCCATATTGGGGATAGAGAATCAAAGAAGTGGTAGGAGCATGGGTGTAAGACGGTGAAAGCTCGAAAGAAAACCGCTGTAAAAGCATAGCCAGAACTATCTTAGCTTCAACCAGGGCAAAATTTTGGCCAATGCATATTCTTGGCCCTCCATTAAAGGGGAAGAATGATAGGTTTTCCTTGGTCGCATTCAAAATTCCTTCCGAAAATCTATCTGGTTTGAATTCATTCACATCGTCACCCCAAAGTTTAGGATCGTGATGAACTTGGTATATCGACAGGCTCACCATACCACTTTCTGGCACACAGAGGTTACCGAGCATTGTATCTTGGTCATTTATTCTTCGAGAAATTGAGAGCACTGGAGGATATAATCTCAACACTTCGTATAGTATCATCGTCACCTATGTCAATCAACAGAACATTTCAGTAATTAGTATGACGACAGCACTGGCATAGGGATATCAATAATaaggaataaatataatagttgggcctgatggttcatctatcatggtatcagagtcaACGTGACCATAGGTCACGAGTTCGAATCCTGGCAACCTTACTGATTAATCAAAAGGGAGGAATTTTGAACCATAACTCACCGATTTCAGATGGTTTACACCATCAACATCCGGTAGTAGGTTCTTTCCAAATGCCGACAAAATTTCTTCTCGAGCTTTCATTTGCCAATCTTGGTGCTTACTCAACAAAATCATCGTCCACACTAGCAACACGGAAGTAGTCTCCTGACCAGCAAAGTAGAATAACTTACACTCATCAATCATATCCCTGAAACTCATTGCAAGGTGCTTGTTCCCATGGCTTTGAGTCTCCTTGAAATTTGACTCCATTAATATCCCCAACAAGTCATTCTTAGCAGCTTCTCCGCCATCCATCGCTTTCTTCCTCTTGTTGATTATTCCTATTAGTAAACCTTGGATTTCCTCATTGATCTTTTTCATTTGCCTGTTATTCTTTGTGGGCACATATCTAATAAAACCACATGAACATCGATTTTAGCGTAATTTACAAACCACATAAATACATAATGCGATGATTAATTTTGACTTACTTCCATCCGGGTATATAAATAGATTGAAAGAGGCGTACAGTCATCTGAGTTTGTTCTTTGAGAAGTTCAAATATCCGCCTTCCCTCCTCAAAGCTACTACCAAATGCAGCTCGAGAAATAACATCAGCAGTTAGGTTCGTAATATCCGGCCACACATCTAACTCAATAGAACTGGTTTCAGACATCGAATTTTCCCATTTGCCAATCAACTCTGTGACACTAGTATGGAAAGCTGGAAGCATAAGCTGAACCGAACATTGTTGAAGCGTTTTAGAATTAAAAACTGCGGCCGAAAAAACAGCTATACAAAAGTAGATGTATCATGTATAGTGTATACCTTTAACTTTTCCATATGGAATGCAGGGTTAATAAGCTTCCTATGCATTGCCCATTTCTCGCCCTCAAGTCTTACAAGGCCAGGGACAAGTAATCGAGCAAGCGGGTTCTTTTTCACCTTCGGAAACTCATTCATCCTAGAGAAAACCTCCCTTATTAGCTCCGGTTGAGTAATGTTTATAACCGGAACAGGGCCCGACCATGTAAAGCAATTTTGACCTACAACCATGTAACACAATGTTCACTTTGCCTACCGTTGCAGAATATTATCTTAACATAAACAAGATCCATAATTTATATATTCTCTAATATGATTATGACCACCATTCAACTTTAATATGAAAAATGTGCATGGTACGCAAATTAATATATAGAGTGCCAGTACTTGATGAAATTCAAACATTATGTTTTAGCTTGAAGAGCTTCCTAGTGCCATGGTAATTAATATACTCCGTATACCTGAGTGTCGAACACTGGTACGCAATAACAACAGTAATGTGACAATAAGATCATAGCAATAACCCTTTTAGTAATAGAAGTAATTACAACAATTTCAATTGGAAAGCATACAAGTTGTAGCATGAAAAGAATCAGATCTAATAGAGGCACGGAGTATAAATCAAACGAGTtcgataaattttgtgaagatgaAGGTATAGCATATCAGCTTAGTGTCGTTTATACGCCACAATAAAATGGTGTGTCTGAAAGGAAAAATAAAATTGTTATGGAGAAGGCGCGGTGCATGCTTTTTGAGAAGAAAATGCATAAAATATGGTGAGGTTGTAAATACAGCCGGAGATCTTCTTAATAGATGTCCAACAAAGACATTGAGAGATAAAACACCTTTTAAAGCATGGAAAATCACAAGCCTACAGTAAACACCTTAGAATATTCGGCTCTTTGTGTTATAAACATGTCCTCCAACAAGGATGTTTTTCAATATGTGTCCCCACCAACTTCTCCTAAAACACCACAAACTTCGTCTTTGACTTCCAAGAAGTTATACAGAGTTCAAGCAAGTTCTTCCAGCAATAGGTAAAAGACTTGTAACTGATTTGTACGACAATAATGTCGCAATCTACGAAAATTCATGTTATGTTGcggtttatgaacctaacaacTATCATGAAACCTATGAACATCAAGAATGGAGAGATGCAATGGAAGAGGAGCTTAAGATGCATGATTGAAAAAAATCATACTTGGGATCTCATAGAAAGGCCAAAACATAGGGATGGTCAAAGTCAAATGGGTCTTTAGAACTAGATTCAATCCAAATGGTTCTGTTCAAATATACAAAGCAAAGCTTTGTAGTAAAAGGTTATTCTCAAGTCTCAACAGTAACATATTGACTACACTGAGACGTTTGCCCTTGCTATAAGACATGATATAATACGAACCTTAATTGCTTAAAGCCAGATCTATTTATAAGTGCATGACATATAAGAGGTTGACATCGAGACTCAGTCGAGCGCTTGTTAaatattaaccaaaataaagATAAAAAGAAAAGACTAACCATATTTTGCAACTTGTTGATGAAGAAAAGGTAGAACACGAGTAATATAATCATTAGTAAAAGGAATTGGTTTTTGTCGAGCTTCATCACGCATTTTGAAAGTCTCcttcaaatcaccataaaaaagCTTATATGAATTACCATTAAGCCCTTGTTGTCTAAGTTTTTTCTCAAGCTTTTTGGGTTTCAACCATGCCCAATTTAGTAATTTCCATGCACATGTCAAAATTAAAGCAATGCATGATATTATTATTGCACTAGTATAATATTCTTTGATCATATttattgggtttttttttgtaatttttgtgatgaaCTAATTGGGAAGAAAATGAAAAATGGGTATGCAAATTGTGGGAGAGGCAAGTAACTAAGTTGAGAGAGTGGTACGTATATTATTttgattattagattattataTTGTTGTGAAGGGACGGAGAAACGGGGCATTATTAGTGATGAACATGAAGGCAATAATTTAATCTGGTCTCCAA from Silene latifolia isolate original U9 population chromosome 3, ASM4854445v1, whole genome shotgun sequence harbors:
- the LOC141645882 gene encoding cytochrome P450 72A397-like produces the protein MIKEYYTSAIIISCIALILTCAWKLLNWAWLKPKKLEKKLRQQGLNGNSYKLFYGDLKETFKMRDEARQKPIPFTNDYITRVLPFLHQQVAKYGQNCFTWSGPVPVINITQPELIREVFSRMNEFPKVKKNPLARLLVPGLVRLEGEKWAMHRKLINPAFHMEKLKLMLPAFHTSVTELIGKWENSMSETSSIELDVWPDITNLTADVISRAAFGSSFEEGRRIFELLKEQTQMTVRLFQSIYIPGWKYVPTKNNRQMKKINEEIQGLLIGIINKRKKAMDGGEAAKNDLLGILMESNFKETQSHGNKHLAMSFRDMIDECKLFYFAGQETTSVLLVWTMILLSKHQDWQMKAREEILSAFGKNLLPDVDGVNHLKSVTMILYEVLRLYPPVLSISRRINDQDTMLGNLCVPESGMVSLSIYQVHHDPKLWGDDVNEFKPDRFSEGILNATKENLSFFPFNGGPRICIGQNFALVEAKIVLAMLLQRFSFELSPSYTHAPTTSLILYPQYGAHLIVHRL